From a region of the Chitinophaga caseinilytica genome:
- a CDS encoding TonB-dependent receptor, with the protein MKLILLLATVLTLQVQANVAAQTITMTGKQLAFPEIFARLEKQTGYVVFYNLSLLAKTTPVNVEARNKPLESFLSDIMAGQPIDYEISNKTITIKERPRAPQSAATAAQAQPVKGRVTDEEGNALPGATIAVAGTSRGVQTNENGEFSIEADKQDILFITYLGFERKAIAVKDIKQPLVVQLSPSKKNVNEVVVIGYGSVQKKDLTGAVSTVKMSDLADVPVARVDQMLQGRIAGAEFVSADGEPGSGTSVRIRGTRSITASNEPLYIVDGLMDAITSLSELNPSDIENISVLKDASSTAIYGSRGSNGVIIITTKSGGDKKGKTSFTLRNDVGFSELPRYLDLMNATEFAQLQNDRYYFASTANQTKPLEEYPYPNPLALGDGTNWTQEITRRAPYHNLTLSASGGDKATQYFFSANYNNNQGIIKNSGMKRYQVRLNLDRTINQYVKAGVRFNYSNLDRALNNADVGTQTLWYRSTIFLAPTIPAYKQDGSFNDWNSQWYSGTLFDSPLANVLLRKNDRLEKSLSSMAYVEITPVKNILVRSTISYSDLSRTNDQYIPSTMPSRQNANSGGYAYKSAYAENNLLNENTITYKRTFNKRHNFDAMYGFTMQKRQYNNMTTSGQGYFIDDIENNDMGALPSKETINLGSSLETQGRMSHLARVNYNYRNRYYLTATMRRDGASNFSSDNKWAFFPSGAFKWNISSEPFMQRFNKLSELSLRLSGGTSGNDAISRYQSLSRLTSTTGGYLFGGAQPVAYYPSRIANEGLTWEKTTTFNAGLDVSFFNKRLDIVLDLYQSRTSDLLLTVQLPTHVGYGSRLANIGKTSNRGIELTVNHENIRRKNFSWSTSVTAAHNTQRVEDIGGYERVSVYDNPYGAQYMMYGYEKGRPLNAVWGMQYAGVWKNTAEIEKNKETKEYASAAVNFYQPGRQRYIDQNRDGVLDNNDLIYLGNADPYVYGGIQNTFRIKKLSVSFYFNYSLGGKIYNPTELFMGTGTYLSNQFRYMVNAWHPVRNPGSDYPRADSKDDIPNDRFLHDATFLRFKNLSLGYPVNLNGITGKRLNSLYLALTGNNLFLWKHYNGYDPEVSTQSGGSTIRRMDNGAYPTSRTITFSAELKF; encoded by the coding sequence ATGAAACTGATCCTGCTGCTGGCCACGGTGCTGACCTTACAGGTACAGGCCAACGTTGCCGCCCAGACGATTACCATGACGGGCAAACAGCTCGCTTTCCCGGAGATCTTCGCCAGGCTGGAGAAACAGACGGGGTACGTGGTATTCTACAACCTTTCCCTGCTGGCCAAAACCACGCCGGTAAATGTAGAAGCCCGCAACAAACCGCTCGAATCCTTCCTGTCCGACATCATGGCCGGCCAGCCCATCGATTACGAGATCAGCAACAAAACGATCACGATCAAGGAACGGCCACGCGCACCGCAATCCGCCGCCACTGCGGCACAGGCCCAGCCCGTTAAAGGCCGCGTCACCGACGAAGAAGGCAACGCGCTTCCCGGCGCCACCATCGCCGTGGCGGGCACTTCGCGCGGCGTGCAGACGAACGAGAACGGGGAATTTTCCATCGAGGCGGATAAACAGGACATCCTGTTCATCACCTACCTGGGCTTCGAAAGGAAAGCGATTGCCGTGAAAGATATCAAACAGCCGCTCGTGGTACAGCTTTCCCCGTCGAAGAAAAACGTGAACGAAGTAGTGGTGATCGGGTATGGCAGCGTACAGAAAAAAGACCTGACCGGCGCCGTGTCTACCGTAAAAATGTCTGACCTGGCGGATGTTCCCGTGGCGCGGGTAGACCAGATGCTGCAGGGGCGCATCGCCGGTGCGGAATTCGTTTCGGCGGACGGGGAACCCGGTTCCGGCACCTCCGTCCGCATCCGCGGCACCCGCTCCATCACGGCCAGCAACGAACCGCTGTACATCGTGGACGGCCTCATGGACGCCATCACCTCCCTGAGTGAGCTCAACCCTTCCGACATCGAGAACATCAGTGTCCTGAAAGACGCCTCCTCCACGGCCATCTACGGCTCCCGCGGCAGCAACGGCGTCATCATCATCACCACCAAATCGGGCGGCGACAAGAAAGGCAAAACCAGTTTCACGTTGCGCAACGACGTGGGCTTCTCCGAGCTACCCCGCTACCTCGACCTCATGAACGCCACCGAGTTCGCGCAGTTGCAGAACGACCGGTATTATTTCGCCAGCACGGCCAACCAGACCAAACCGCTGGAAGAATATCCCTACCCCAATCCGCTCGCCCTCGGCGACGGTACCAACTGGACGCAGGAGATCACCCGGAGGGCGCCGTACCATAACCTGACGCTGTCTGCCTCCGGCGGCGACAAAGCTACCCAGTACTTCTTTTCCGCCAACTACAACAACAACCAGGGCATCATCAAAAACAGCGGCATGAAACGCTACCAGGTGCGCCTGAACCTCGACCGTACCATCAATCAATACGTAAAAGCCGGCGTCCGTTTCAACTATTCCAACCTCGACCGGGCGCTCAACAATGCCGATGTGGGCACGCAGACGTTGTGGTACCGTTCCACCATCTTCCTCGCCCCCACCATTCCCGCATATAAGCAGGACGGCAGTTTCAACGACTGGAACTCCCAGTGGTACAGCGGCACCCTGTTCGACTCGCCGCTGGCCAACGTGTTACTGCGGAAGAACGACCGGCTGGAGAAAAGCCTCAGTTCCATGGCCTACGTGGAGATCACCCCGGTCAAAAACATCCTGGTGCGGTCTACCATTTCCTATTCCGACCTTTCGCGGACCAACGACCAGTACATCCCGTCCACCATGCCCTCGCGCCAGAACGCCAACTCCGGCGGCTATGCGTACAAGAGCGCATACGCGGAAAACAACCTGCTGAACGAAAACACCATCACGTACAAGCGCACGTTCAACAAGCGCCATAATTTCGATGCGATGTACGGCTTCACCATGCAGAAGCGCCAATACAATAACATGACCACCAGCGGACAGGGTTATTTCATCGACGATATCGAGAACAACGACATGGGCGCGCTGCCTTCCAAGGAAACGATCAACCTCGGCTCTTCCCTGGAAACCCAGGGCCGGATGAGCCACCTCGCCCGCGTCAATTACAATTACCGCAACCGGTATTACCTCACCGCCACCATGCGCCGCGACGGGGCGTCGAACTTCTCTTCCGACAATAAATGGGCGTTTTTTCCCTCCGGCGCGTTTAAATGGAACATCAGCAGCGAGCCCTTCATGCAGCGCTTCAACAAACTGAGCGAGCTCTCCCTGCGCCTGAGCGGCGGTACTTCCGGCAACGACGCCATCAGCAGGTACCAGTCGCTCTCCCGGCTCACGTCTACCACCGGCGGCTACCTCTTCGGCGGCGCGCAGCCCGTGGCCTACTATCCCTCCCGCATCGCCAACGAAGGCCTTACCTGGGAAAAGACCACCACGTTCAACGCCGGGCTCGACGTGTCGTTCTTCAACAAGCGGCTCGACATCGTGCTCGACCTCTACCAAAGCCGCACCTCCGACCTGCTGCTCACCGTACAACTGCCTACCCACGTGGGTTACGGCTCGCGCCTGGCCAACATCGGCAAAACCTCCAACCGCGGGATCGAGCTGACCGTCAACCATGAAAACATCCGCCGGAAAAACTTCTCCTGGTCTACCTCCGTGACCGCGGCGCATAACACGCAGCGGGTGGAAGATATCGGCGGATACGAGCGCGTATCCGTATACGACAACCCATATGGCGCGCAGTACATGATGTATGGGTACGAAAAGGGCCGGCCGCTCAACGCCGTTTGGGGCATGCAATACGCCGGCGTGTGGAAGAATACGGCGGAAATCGAGAAGAACAAGGAGACGAAGGAATATGCCTCTGCGGCAGTGAACTTCTACCAGCCCGGCCGCCAGCGCTACATCGACCAGAACCGCGACGGTGTGCTCGATAATAACGACCTTATCTATCTCGGGAACGCCGACCCCTATGTGTACGGCGGCATCCAGAATACTTTCCGGATCAAAAAACTGAGTGTTTCGTTCTATTTCAACTATTCGCTGGGCGGGAAGATCTACAATCCCACCGAATTGTTCATGGGCACGGGCACTTACCTCAGCAACCAGTTCCGCTACATGGTGAACGCCTGGCACCCGGTGCGCAACCCGGGCTCCGATTACCCGCGGGCGGATTCGAAAGACGATATCCCGAACGACCGCTTCCTGCACGACGCTACGTTCCTGCGGTTCAAGAACCTCTCGCTCGGGTACCCCGTCAACCTCAACGGCATCACCGGCAAAAGGCTGAATTCGCTCTACCTCGCGCTGACCGGCAACAATCTTTTCCTCTGGAAGCATTACAACGGCTATGATCCCGAAGTATCTACCCAAAGCGGCGGCTCCACCATCCGCAGGATGGACAACGGCGCCTATCCGACCAGTCGTACCATCACCTTTAGCGCAGAACTGAAATTCTAA
- a CDS encoding FecR family protein — MSRLDELFHKLLAGACTPAEKQELYALLAKPEHDADLQRLLDEAILSTTGDEKPVADERAGAILSIILEAQAKPARRKTILRTVAITAAAAAAVAALVWTGVQQMRPAQQPLVKTEETPPQEILPASSGALLTLGNGQTVPLDSLGQGVIAQQGGTSVKLGNGSLAYDDAQPGESTFNTLSTPRGRVFHVTLPDGSGVWLNAASSLRYPTSFDAAERTVELKGEAYFDIRPMAAKPFKVKVNGRTEVLVLGTRFNVSAYGNDPLIAATLLQGKVAVDQRVLQPGEQARITGENAIKIVKADTSQVMAWRNGMFNFDNADIREVMKQLERWYDIDVIYETDIPPLRFGGKMERSLSLQQITRILAISDVHCRLEGRKLIITP; from the coding sequence ATGTCCAGACTAGACGAGCTGTTCCATAAACTCCTGGCCGGCGCCTGCACACCCGCCGAAAAACAGGAACTCTACGCCCTGCTGGCGAAGCCGGAGCACGATGCAGACCTGCAGCGGCTGCTGGACGAGGCCATCCTTTCCACCACCGGCGATGAAAAGCCCGTGGCCGACGAGCGCGCCGGCGCCATCCTGTCCATCATCCTGGAGGCACAGGCGAAGCCCGCGCGGCGGAAAACCATCCTCCGCACCGTGGCCATCACAGCCGCGGCCGCAGCGGCGGTTGCGGCACTGGTGTGGACGGGCGTTCAGCAAATGCGGCCCGCGCAGCAACCGCTGGTAAAAACGGAAGAAACCCCGCCGCAGGAGATCTTGCCTGCATCCAGCGGAGCGTTGCTGACATTGGGGAACGGGCAAACCGTTCCGCTCGACAGTCTTGGCCAGGGCGTGATCGCCCAGCAGGGCGGCACTTCCGTGAAACTGGGGAACGGATCGCTGGCGTACGATGATGCGCAGCCCGGAGAATCCACCTTCAACACCCTTTCCACGCCCCGCGGCCGCGTGTTCCACGTAACCCTGCCAGACGGTTCAGGCGTATGGCTCAACGCGGCCAGCAGCCTGCGGTACCCGACCAGCTTCGATGCCGCGGAAAGAACGGTGGAACTGAAGGGCGAAGCCTATTTCGACATCCGGCCCATGGCGGCCAAACCGTTCAAGGTGAAAGTGAACGGACGAACGGAAGTACTGGTGCTGGGAACGCGGTTCAACGTTTCCGCCTACGGCAACGATCCGCTCATCGCCGCCACGCTCCTCCAGGGCAAGGTGGCCGTGGACCAGCGCGTGCTGCAACCGGGCGAACAGGCGCGGATCACCGGAGAAAATGCGATAAAAATCGTGAAAGCCGACACCAGCCAGGTGATGGCCTGGCGGAACGGGATGTTCAATTTCGACAATGCAGACATCCGCGAAGTCATGAAACAACTGGAACGCTGGTACGATATCGACGTAATCTACGAAACCGACATACCGCCCCTGCGATTCGGCGGAAAAATGGAACGCAGCCTTTCCCTCCAGCAGATCACCCGGATACTGGCCATATCCGACGTGCATTGCAGGCTGGAAGGCAGGAAACTGATCATCACACCATAA
- a CDS encoding RNA polymerase sigma-70 factor produces the protein MSERKEEIGRGLLQAVAEGDEKAFSEIFHHYRNKVYAIAFKVTGSEAIAEEVLLDVFLKVWLKREQLPQVTHFAAWLFTITRNHLFNLLKQTAHRTQPAPLADAEEYALYPASDNPAAILQEKEYRKVLQQAIDRLPPQQKKVYRLIKEHGLKREEAAVELNLSPETVKRHLSDAMQFIRVYCVSHLGTWAALTIVKGIL, from the coding sequence ATGTCTGAACGCAAAGAAGAAATCGGACGGGGCTTGCTGCAGGCCGTTGCGGAAGGCGATGAAAAAGCATTCAGCGAGATATTCCATCATTACCGGAACAAGGTGTACGCCATCGCTTTTAAAGTGACAGGCTCCGAAGCCATCGCCGAAGAGGTGCTGCTCGATGTATTCCTGAAGGTCTGGCTTAAAAGGGAACAACTCCCGCAGGTCACGCATTTCGCGGCCTGGCTGTTCACCATCACCCGCAACCATCTCTTCAACCTCCTCAAACAAACCGCGCATCGCACGCAACCCGCGCCGCTGGCGGACGCCGAGGAATATGCCTTGTACCCCGCGTCAGACAATCCCGCCGCCATACTGCAGGAAAAAGAATACCGCAAAGTGCTGCAACAGGCCATAGACCGCCTGCCGCCGCAGCAAAAGAAAGTATACCGCCTCATCAAGGAACACGGCCTCAAGCGCGAAGAAGCCGCCGTGGAGCTCAACCTTTCCCCCGAAACCGTAAAACGCCACCTTTCCGACGCCATGCAGTTCATCCGCGTATACTGCGTATCGCACCTGGGCACCTGGGCGGCGCTCACCATTGTTAAGGGAATATTATGA